A single window of Uloborus diversus isolate 005 chromosome 5, Udiv.v.3.1, whole genome shotgun sequence DNA harbors:
- the LOC129222421 gene encoding uncharacterized protein LOC129222421, giving the protein MSKDAKESEIELTRVKTKRSIVRRAVTNYVKKIEGNLKEQDVNFEEISKNLELLKQKEAELKDINYKVEALIENLEELDSELERSYNTLSNGAVELVFSSHFDTEFKIVTSAYVIDKICGELPNSTTPVKCFNEYKDLLLADPSYFKKESIDILFGVNVFFSLVNGEVIKRGENLPFAVGSRLGWIIAGATTLSCCDLESSSVNSLSVSTDELVKSFWELEQIPSTQSLTREERLCETHFLENYTRNKEGRYSVRLPFKPNRKLLGNSKATAFKMFHSLEKRLLKMPDIYLQYKKFMTEYLDLGHMEIDNTVCKENAHYRIPHHHVINEYSSTTKLRVVFNASAKTTSGVSLNDTLMNGPKVQDDLFAILLRFRCNNIAITSDLQKMYRQIEIHDADRDFQKILWRDDPTKPISTYRLCTVTYGTASASYLATRVLKQLAIDEAARFPKAVDLIMHNFYVDDCLFGAKTQEEAIDLIHELNDLLRRGQFKLHKWCTNNSFVLERLRKSEGLSACSSSTADSKFIKVLGLRWNPTLDDFTYNIHFSDKHRAFPTKRSILSSVSSIFDPLEWLSPFIITAKILIQDLWKCQLSWDDPVPPELKERWINYSNDISQLEPVTVSRRVLLHEASNIELYCFCDASEKAYAAVIYLKSSDTSSHQVSLLTSKTRVSPLKTISIPRLELCSAVLLVHLLQIVLSSLHIQIDAIHAFTDSTIVLAWLRSEPSRWQIFVANRVSEMQGILPIQHWRWIPSDQNPADCASRGLLPSELLKFDLWWSGPPWLRHEEIPHVEVPLSTDALKEERKKASCLYGTSSVDFPIIVKVSSYVKLRRMIAWCLRFIKNARYPKNRNIGYLTSDEMKAARNILVKIVQKQEFSTEYLHLENKKPLPANSKLLSLKPFINEDGVIRVGGRLENAPFSNERKHPILLPKNHHLTTIIIRSYHETYLHAGTILLLSVIRKEFWIINAKSAIKKEIWKCIKCFKLKGKTATQVMADLPRARVMPSRVFSKTGLDFAGPFLVKPRSGRGVRTLKVYICIFVCLAVKAVQIEIVGNLSADCFIAALKRFVARRGKPSEVFSDCGSNFVAANKELNRVIALLQKEEPVHNYFANEGIKWNFNPPSAPHFGGIWEAAVKSAKSLLKRTIGDQKLTLEEFSTLTTQIESCLNSRPLSPLSEDPSEMSALTPGHFLVGTSLSSIPEENLLNEKIPPSYRWKLTQQIFQSFWKRWLHEYVSALQQRSKWVREQSNIKVNDLVLIKEDNVPPLRWRLGRVMEVFPGSDQNVRVVNIKTDTGFFRRPIHKLAVLPNMD; this is encoded by the exons ATGTCTAAAGACGCGAAGGAAAGTGAAATTGAGTTGACACGCGTGAAAACAAAACGTTCTATCGTAAGAAGAGCAGTGACAAATTACGTAAAGAAAATTGAAGGCAATCTAAAAGAACAAGACGTTAACTTTGAGGAAATATCTAAAAATTTAGAACTGTTAAAGCAAAAAGAGGCTGAATTGAAAGATATTAACTATAAGGTTGAAGCGCTAATTGAAAATCTTGAAGAATTAGATAGCGAGTTAGAAA GAAGTTATAATACGCTAAGCAATGGAGCAGTCGAGTTAGTATTTTCCTCTCATTTTGACACTGAATTTAAGATAGTAACCTCCGCTTacgtcattgataaaatttgtggggaattgcccaattcaactacgCCTGTGAAATGTTTCAATGAGTATAAGGATTTATTGTTAGCAGATCCctcttattttaagaaagaaagcaTAGACATTCTATTTggggtaaatgtatttttttcgctTGTAAACGGAGAGGTAATAAAACGGGGTGAAAATCTTCCGTTCGCAGTAGGTTCTAGATTAGGGTGGATAATCGCAGGAGCCACAACGCTCAGCTGTTGTGACTTAGAATCTAGTTCTGTTAATAGTTTAAGTGTTAGTACAGATGAGCTAGTTAAGTCGTTTTGGGAATTAGAACAAATTCCGTCAACACAATCGCTTACAAGGGAAGAAAGGCTTTGTGAAAcgcatttcttagaaaattatacgcgcaataaagaaggaaggtatTCTGTTAGACTTCCGTTTAAACCTAATAGAAAACTGTTAGGTAACTCCAAGGCCAccgcatttaaaatgtttcatagtctAGAAAAAAGACTTCTAAAAATGCCTGACATTTATTTGCAATACAAAAAGTTCATGACAGAGTATCTCGATCTTGGGCATATGGAAATCGACAATACGGTATGCAAAGAAAATGCTCATTATCGTATTCCGCACCATCATGTAATTAATGAGTATAGTTCCACCACAAAATTAAGAGTTGTTTTTAATGCTAGTGCAAAAACTACATCTGGTGTATCATTAAATGATACGCTTATGAATGGTCCAAAGGTGCAGGACGATCTTTTCGCTATTTTATTGAGGTTTAGATGTAATAACATTGCAATTACAAgtgatttacaaaaaatgtatcgcCAGATAGAGATTCATGATGCAGatagagattttcaaaaaattctgtggaGGGATGACCCCACTAAACCAATTTCGACTTATAGGTTGTGTACTGTCACGTATGGTACCGCATCTGCTAGCTATTTAGCTACGCGAGTACTTAAACAGCTGGCAATTGATGAGGCAGCGAGATTTCCAAAGGCAGTTGATCTAATCATGCATAATTTTTACGTTGATGACTGCCTGTTTGGCGCTAAAACGCAAGAGGAGGCGATTGATCTTATCCATGAACTGAATGATCTCCTTAGAAGAGGACAATTTAAATTGCACAAGTGGTGTACTAACAATTCGTTTGTGTTGGAAAGACTACGCAAATCAGAGGGCTTGTCCGCATGTTCTTCTAGTACCGCcgattctaaatttattaaagtattgGGATTGAGATGGAACCCAACGCTCGACGACTTTACGTATAACATTCATTTTTCGGATAAGCACAGAGCCTTCCCTACAAAAAGATCTATTTTGTCTAGTGTGTCAAGCATCTTCGACCCCCTTGAGTGGTTGTCGCCATTTATTataactgcaaaaattttgattcaagATTTGTGGAAATGTCAGTTATCGTGGGATGATCCTGTGCCTCCGGAGCTTAAGGAGCGATGGATTAACTATAGCAACGATATTTCTCAACTTGAACCTGTAACTGTGTCTCGAAGAGTTCTTTTGCACGAAGCGTCTAATATTGAACTGTATTGTTTTTGTGATGCCTCTGAGAAGGCATACGCTGCAGTAATTTACTTAAAATCTTCTGATACGTCCAGTCATCAAGTTAGCCTGTTGACATCGAAGACTCGTGTTTCACCATTGAAAACAATATCGATTCCGCGCCTTGAACTTTGCTCAGCTGTGTTGTTAGTGCATTTACTACAAATCGTTCTTTCGTCATTACATATTCAAATTGATGCAATACACGCCTTCACAGATTCCACAATCGTTTTAGCATGGTTAAGATCTGAGCCGTCACGTTGGCAAATATTTGTTGCTAACCGGGTTTCTGAAATGCAAGGGATCCTTCCTATTCAACACTGGCGCTGGATTCCTTCAGACCAAAATCCAGCAGACTGTGCAAGTAGAGGACTTTTACCCTCTGAACTGCTTAAGTTTGACTTGTGGTGGTCTGGTCCTCCTTGGCTTAGACACGAGGAAATTCCACATGTAGAAGTACCATTGTCAACGGACGCTCTAAAAGAAGAGCGAAAAAAGGCTTCGTGTTTATATGGAACATCGTCTGTTGATTTTCCAATAATTGTTAAAGTTTCATCATATGTTAAATTACGCCGCATGATAGCATGGTGCCtacgtttcattaaaaatgctcGATATCCCAAAAATCGAAACATTGGCTATCTGACTAGTGATGAAATGAAAGCCGCTAGAAATATTTTGGTGAAGATAGTTCAAAAGCAAGAGTTTTCCACTGAGTATCTTCATTTGGAGAATAAAAAACCACTTCCTGCCAATAGTAAATTACTTTCCTTAAAGCCATTTATAAATGAAGATGGTGTAATACGTGTTGGTGGTAGACTGGAAAATGCTCCTTTctcaaatgaaagaaaacatcccATTCTCCTGCCAAAGAATCACCACTTAACTACCATTATCATTCGCTCCTATCATGAAACATATTTACATGCGGGTACTATTCTTTTGTTATCTGTTATACGTAAGGAGTTTTGGATAATTAACGCTAAGTCGGccattaaaaaggaaatttggaAATGCATTAAGTGTTTCAAACTCAAGGGAAAAACAGCAACCCAGGTGATGGCTGATTTGCCGCGTGCTAGAGTAATGCCATCACGAGTGTTTTCAAAAACCGGTCTAGACTTTGCAGGACCCTTTCTAGTAAAACCGCGATCTGGCCGCGGGGTTAGAACCTTAAAagtttacatttgtatttttgtgtgtttagcCGTAAAGGCTGTGCAGATTGAAATTGTTGGCAACTTATCTGCAGACTGTTTTATAGCTGCACTAAAACGATTTGTGGCGAGACGAGGAAAACCAAGTGAGGTATTTTCGGATTGTGGGTCAAATTTTGTAGCTgcaaataaagaattgaatagaGTTATTGCACTTCTCCAGAAGGAAGAACCCGTTCATAATTATTTCGCCAACGAGGGaattaaatggaactttaatccACCTTCCGCCCCTCATTTTGGAGGAATTTGGGAGGCAGCTGTCAAATCCGCTAAATCTCTCCTAAAACGTACAATAGGAGACCAAAAATTGACTTTGGAAGAATTTTCAACGCTAACGACACAAATTGAATCTTGTTTAAATTCCCGACCGTTGAGCCCTTTGTCAGAGGATCCATCCGAAATGTCTGCTCTTACTCCTGGGCATTTCTTGGTTGGTACATCGCTTTCTTCAATACCAGAAGAAAATCTTCTGAACGAAAAAATTCCCCCTTCTTATCGCTGGAAATTAACTCAACAGATTTTTCAGAGTTTCTGGAAACGATGGTTACATGAATATGTTTCCGCGTTGCAACAGCGATCCAAATGGGTACGAGAACAAtcaaatattaaagtaaatgatttagttttaattaaagaggACAACGTTCCTCCTCTAAGGTGGAGGTTAGGTAGAGTAATGGAAGTTTTCCCTGGTTCGGATCAGAATGTGCGAGTTGTTAACATTAAGACCGATACTGGATTTTTTCGCCGACCAATTCATAAATTAGCAGTTTTGCCAAATATGGACTGA